Proteins found in one Serratia plymuthica genomic segment:
- a CDS encoding GntR family transcriptional regulator, with the protein MIYKTLAERLRIRINSADFAIGDALPSEKRLAAEFSVSRMTLRKAVNLLIEWGLVRRCHGSGTFVAQKDLQHETRGLMGFSELMKELGRPTVSQVLEFRMMGAPPAIASQLRIKADERIYYSRRVRFVEGKPVVLEDSYMPGRLFGNLSVAHLEGSKFAYIEDECHINIAGNYESFSPILADSTIGALLHVAEGTPLLRLTSLSYSDTGDYINYSVIFRNANEYHVDYHLKRNK; encoded by the coding sequence GTGATCTACAAAACGCTTGCTGAACGTCTGAGAATACGTATCAATTCTGCCGATTTTGCTATCGGCGATGCTTTACCCAGCGAGAAACGTCTGGCTGCCGAATTTTCTGTATCGAGAATGACGCTACGCAAAGCAGTAAATTTACTGATTGAATGGGGGCTGGTGCGTCGCTGTCACGGCAGCGGAACCTTCGTCGCGCAGAAAGATCTTCAACATGAAACTCGCGGGCTGATGGGGTTTTCGGAACTGATGAAAGAACTGGGCCGCCCCACGGTGAGCCAGGTGCTGGAGTTTCGAATGATGGGAGCTCCCCCAGCCATCGCCAGCCAGCTGCGCATCAAGGCCGATGAACGCATTTACTATTCGCGTCGCGTCAGGTTTGTGGAAGGGAAGCCTGTGGTGCTGGAAGACAGTTACATGCCTGGCAGGTTATTTGGCAACCTTTCAGTGGCGCACCTGGAGGGGTCAAAGTTTGCGTATATAGAAGACGAATGCCATATCAATATCGCAGGGAATTACGAGAGCTTCAGCCCAATCTTGGCAGACAGCACGATCGGCGCGCTACTGCACGTTGCCGAAGGCACGCCGCTGCTGCGCCTGACATCGCTTTCCTACAGTGATACCGGCGACTATATCAACTATTCGGTGATATTCAGAAATGCCAATGAATACCACGTGGATTACCATTTGAAGCGCAATAAATAG
- a CDS encoding alpha-glucoside-specific PTS transporter subunit IIBC, whose protein sequence is MLSQIQRFGGAMFTPVLLFPFAGMVVGIAIMLQNPMFLGDSLTAPGSLFAQIVHIIEEGGWTVFRNMPLIFAVGLPIGLAKHAQGRACLAALVSFMTWNYLINAMGLTWGDYFGVNFNVDPGGHSGLTMIAGIKTIDTSIIGAIIISGIITSIHNHLFDKQLPVFLGIFQGSSFVVIVGFLLMIPCAWLTLLVWPKVQAGILSMQHFMLISGSLGVWVYTFLERILIPTGLHHFIYGPFIFGPAAVEGGIQVYWAEHLQAFSQTTEPLKALFPQGGFALQGNSKVFGSVGIAMAIYATAAPENRVKVAGLLIPATLTALLVGITEPLEFTFLFISPLLFAVHALLAATVATLMYMAGVVGNMGGGLLDQFLPQNWIPMYHNHASMVFTQIAIGLVFTGIWFLVFRTLILRLNLKTPGREDSEIKLYSKADYQAQKNPSGHTSDIPAPSSAQAQAAGYLHALGGNGNIVNLSNCATRLRITLGDMTLTQSDDIFKALGAHGVVRRGNGIQIIVGLHVPQVRDQIETLMKQDAFTPSSISGESSPTKTSITEAV, encoded by the coding sequence ATGCTCAGTCAAATTCAACGTTTTGGTGGTGCAATGTTTACACCTGTGTTGCTGTTTCCGTTTGCGGGAATGGTGGTGGGCATTGCAATCATGCTTCAGAACCCTATGTTTCTCGGGGACTCACTCACCGCACCTGGCAGTCTTTTCGCACAAATCGTTCATATTATAGAAGAAGGCGGTTGGACCGTTTTCCGCAACATGCCGCTGATTTTCGCGGTCGGCCTGCCCATCGGGCTGGCGAAACATGCGCAAGGTCGCGCCTGCCTGGCGGCGCTGGTTAGCTTTATGACCTGGAATTATTTAATTAACGCAATGGGATTAACCTGGGGCGATTATTTTGGCGTTAACTTTAACGTTGATCCAGGAGGACACAGTGGACTGACAATGATCGCCGGAATTAAAACTATCGATACCAGTATTATTGGCGCAATTATCATTTCAGGCATAATCACCTCAATACACAATCATTTATTTGATAAACAACTTCCCGTATTCCTCGGAATTTTTCAGGGCAGCTCCTTCGTGGTCATCGTCGGATTTCTGTTGATGATCCCTTGTGCGTGGCTGACGCTGCTGGTGTGGCCGAAAGTGCAGGCCGGCATCCTCTCGATGCAACACTTTATGCTGATCTCTGGTTCTCTCGGCGTATGGGTGTATACCTTCCTGGAACGCATTCTGATCCCTACCGGATTGCATCACTTCATCTATGGCCCGTTTATCTTCGGTCCGGCAGCTGTCGAAGGTGGAATTCAGGTTTACTGGGCAGAACACTTGCAGGCATTCAGCCAAACCACAGAACCGCTGAAAGCCTTATTCCCGCAAGGCGGATTCGCGCTGCAAGGTAACTCGAAAGTTTTCGGATCGGTCGGTATTGCGATGGCAATCTACGCTACCGCCGCACCGGAGAATCGCGTCAAGGTGGCAGGGCTGTTGATCCCGGCGACGCTGACCGCCCTGCTTGTCGGTATTACCGAACCCCTTGAATTCACCTTTCTCTTCATCTCGCCACTGCTGTTTGCCGTACATGCGTTACTTGCCGCCACGGTAGCGACGCTGATGTACATGGCAGGCGTGGTCGGCAACATGGGCGGTGGGCTACTGGACCAGTTCCTGCCGCAAAACTGGATCCCGATGTATCACAATCACGCCTCGATGGTATTCACCCAGATTGCCATCGGGCTGGTATTCACCGGCATCTGGTTCCTGGTATTCCGCACGCTAATCCTGCGTCTTAACCTGAAAACGCCGGGGCGTGAAGACAGCGAAATCAAACTCTACAGTAAGGCTGACTATCAGGCGCAGAAAAATCCGTCGGGCCACACCAGCGACATCCCGGCACCGTCTTCAGCACAAGCCCAGGCTGCGGGTTATCTGCATGCACTCGGCGGCAACGGCAATATCGTCAACCTCAGCAACTGCGCGACGCGGCTGCGTATCACGCTCGGCGACATGACGCTGACGCAGAGTGACGACATCTTCAAAGCCCTGGGCGCACATGGCGTGGTACGGCGCGGCAACGGCATTCAGATCATCGTGGGCCTGCACGTCCCCCAGGTTAGGGACCAGATAGAAACGCTGATGAAGCAAGATGCTTTCACACCATCATCCATATCCGGGGAGAGTTCCCCGACAAAAACATCCATTACGGAGGCAGTATGA
- a CDS encoding glycoside hydrolase family 13 protein, whose translation MPRQGLKTALAIFLTTSLCISCQQALGTQQPLPHEKSSEQAKTLPKWWKEAVFYQVYPRSFKDTNGDGIGDINGIIEKLDYLKSLGIDAIWINPHYDSPNTDNGYDIRDYRKIMKEYGTMEDFDRLISEMKKRNMRLMIDVVINHTSDQNEWFVKSKSSKDNPYRSYYFWRDAKEGQSPNNYPSFFGGSAWQKDEKTNQYYLHYFAKQQPDLNWDNPKVRQDLYAMLRFWLDKGVSGLRFDTVATYSKIPDFPDLTQQQLKNFAQEYTKGPNIHRYVNEMNKEVLSHYDIATAGEIFGVPLDQSIKFFDRRRDELNIAFTFDLIRLDRDSDQRWRRKDWKLSQFRQVIDNVDRTAGEYGWNAFFLDNHDNPRAVSHFGDDRPQWREPSAKALATLTLTQRATPFIYQGSELGMTNYPFKAIDEFDDIEVKGFWHDYVETGKVKADEFLQNVRLTSRDNSRTPFQWDGSKNAGFTSGKPWFKVNPNYQEINAASQVTQPDSVFNYYRQLIKIRHDIPALTYGTYTDLDPANDSVYAYTRSLGAEKYLVVVNFKEQMMRYKLPDNLSIDTAIIESNGKNGVKKNDSLLELKPWQSGIYKLN comes from the coding sequence ATGCCCCGTCAAGGATTGAAAACTGCACTAGCGATTTTTCTAACCACATCATTATGCATCTCATGCCAGCAAGCCTTAGGTACGCAACAACCCTTGCCTCACGAAAAGAGTAGCGAACAGGCGAAAACCCTCCCTAAATGGTGGAAAGAGGCTGTTTTTTATCAGGTGTATCCGCGTTCCTTTAAAGACACCAACGGCGATGGTATCGGGGATATTAACGGCATCATAGAAAAATTAGACTATCTAAAATCTTTGGGAATTGATGCTATTTGGATCAACCCACATTATGATTCCCCTAACACGGATAATGGTTACGATATACGTGATTATCGAAAAATCATGAAAGAATATGGCACGATGGAAGATTTCGATCGCCTGATTTCTGAAATGAAAAAACGTAATATGCGCTTGATGATTGATGTGGTCATCAACCACACAAGCGATCAAAACGAATGGTTTGTTAAAAGTAAAAGCAGTAAGGATAATCCTTACCGCAGCTATTATTTCTGGAGAGATGCTAAAGAAGGGCAGTCGCCTAATAATTACCCCTCATTCTTTGGTGGCTCGGCGTGGCAAAAAGATGAAAAAACCAATCAATACTACCTGCACTATTTTGCTAAACAACAGCCTGACCTAAATTGGGATAACCCCAAAGTCCGTCAGGATCTTTATGCAATGTTACGTTTCTGGCTAGATAAAGGCGTGTCTGGTTTGCGCTTTGATACGGTCGCGACCTACTCAAAAATTCCGGATTTCCCGGATCTCACCCAACAACAGCTGAAGAATTTTGCACAGGAGTATACCAAGGGCCCTAACATTCATCGCTACGTCAATGAAATGAATAAAGAGGTTTTGTCTCATTACGACATTGCGACTGCCGGTGAAATCTTTGGCGTACCCCTGGATCAATCGATAAAGTTCTTCGATCGCCGCCGCGATGAGCTGAACATCGCATTTACCTTTGACCTCATCAGGCTCGATCGAGACTCTGATCAGAGATGGCGTCGAAAAGATTGGAAATTGTCGCAATTCCGGCAGGTCATCGATAACGTCGACCGTACTGCAGGGGAATATGGCTGGAATGCCTTCTTCCTGGATAACCACGATAACCCGCGTGCTGTCTCGCACTTTGGCGACGACCGCCCACAATGGCGTGAGCCATCGGCTAAAGCGCTTGCCACCTTGACGCTGACTCAACGAGCAACGCCTTTTATTTATCAAGGTTCAGAATTGGGCATGACCAATTACCCCTTCAAAGCTATTGATGAATTCGATGATATCGAGGTGAAAGGTTTTTGGCACGACTATGTTGAGACAGGAAAGGTGAAAGCCGACGAGTTCTTGCAAAATGTACGCCTGACGAGCCGGGATAACAGCCGGACGCCGTTCCAATGGGACGGGAGCAAAAATGCTGGATTCACGAGCGGAAAACCCTGGTTCAAGGTCAACCCAAACTACCAGGAAATCAATGCGGCCAGCCAAGTCACGCAGCCCGATTCAGTATTTAATTATTATCGTCAGCTGATCAAGATAAGGCATGACATCCCGGCGCTGACCTACGGGACATACACCGATTTGGATCCTGCAAATGATTCGGTCTATGCCTATACACGCAGCCTTGGGGCGGAAAAATATCTCGTTGTTGTTAACTTTAAGGAGCAAATGATGAGATATAAATTACCGGATAATTTATCCATTGATACAGCGATTATAGAAAGCAACGGCAAAAACGGTGTGAAAAAGAATGATTCATTGCTCGAACTAAAACCATGGCAGTCAGGGATTTATAAACTAAATTAA
- a CDS encoding c-type cytochrome, giving the protein MEMKVLLIASLGALSLMQASFSFADNANGKNIYLQRCSMCHGTDLKGTGPLADKTNPPPPDLTTPSFKERLNDYPGVIVSSIILRPNGDLIPKTLRENGVKLPPFSWRLQDLRDLNQYMSAVISKNR; this is encoded by the coding sequence ATGGAAATGAAAGTGTTGCTCATCGCTTCGCTAGGCGCTTTATCGTTAATGCAAGCATCATTCTCCTTCGCGGATAACGCCAATGGGAAAAACATCTACTTACAGAGATGTAGTATGTGTCACGGAACAGACCTCAAAGGCACGGGGCCATTGGCTGATAAAACCAATCCGCCGCCGCCTGATCTGACAACTCCCTCTTTCAAAGAACGGCTCAATGATTATCCGGGCGTTATTGTCTCATCGATAATACTTCGTCCAAATGGAGACTTGATTCCCAAAACTTTGCGAGAGAATGGGGTAAAGCTGCCGCCGTTCTCTTGGCGGCTTCAGGATCTGCGCGATTTAAATCAATACATGAGCGCTGTGATTTCAAAAAATAGATGA
- a CDS encoding 6-phospho-alpha-glucosidase, which produces MKKKFSVVVAGGGSTFTPGIVLMLLANLERFPLRSIKFYDNDGARQEIVAEACKVILKEQAPDIEFGYTTDPKTAFSDVDFVMAHIRVGKYPMREKDEKIPLRHGVVGQETCGPGGIAYGMRSIGGVLEIVDYMEKYSPDAWMLNYSNPAAIVAEATRRLRPRSKILNICDMPIGIEGRMAQIVGLKSRKEMQVRYYGLNHFGWWTSIQDLKGNDLMPKIREHVAKHGYIPPTNEQGVEASWNDTFAKAKDVWALDPSTFPNTYLKYYLFPDYVVAHSNPEHTRANEVMEHREKHVFSSCAAITQAGKSSAGELEIDEHASYIVDLATAIAFNTQERMLLIVPNQGAINNFDPEAMVEIPCLVGSNGPEPLTVGKIPLFQHGLMSQQVAVEKLVVEAWIEKSYLKLWQAITLSKTVPSASVAKAILDDLLEANKDYWPELK; this is translated from the coding sequence ATGAAGAAGAAATTCTCGGTAGTCGTGGCTGGCGGCGGCAGCACATTTACACCCGGTATCGTATTGATGTTACTGGCGAATCTGGAAAGATTCCCGCTGCGCTCCATCAAGTTTTATGACAACGACGGCGCACGTCAGGAAATTGTGGCCGAAGCGTGCAAGGTGATCCTCAAAGAGCAGGCGCCGGACATTGAATTCGGCTATACCACAGACCCGAAAACGGCCTTTAGCGATGTCGATTTCGTTATGGCGCATATCCGTGTCGGTAAATATCCGATGCGCGAAAAAGACGAAAAAATCCCACTGCGGCATGGTGTCGTAGGACAGGAAACCTGTGGGCCTGGCGGTATCGCTTACGGCATGCGCTCCATCGGCGGCGTACTGGAAATCGTCGATTACATGGAGAAATATTCTCCGGACGCCTGGATGCTGAATTACTCGAATCCGGCCGCAATTGTGGCAGAAGCGACGCGCCGTTTACGCCCGCGCTCCAAGATCCTCAACATCTGCGATATGCCGATTGGCATTGAAGGCCGCATGGCACAGATTGTCGGGCTGAAATCGCGGAAAGAAATGCAGGTGCGTTATTACGGACTGAATCACTTTGGCTGGTGGACGTCGATTCAAGATTTGAAGGGTAACGATCTGATGCCCAAAATCCGCGAACATGTGGCTAAACATGGCTATATCCCGCCAACCAACGAACAGGGCGTCGAGGCCAGCTGGAATGATACATTCGCCAAAGCGAAAGACGTCTGGGCGTTAGATCCGTCCACGTTCCCGAACACTTACCTGAAATATTACCTGTTCCCGGACTATGTCGTTGCGCATTCCAATCCGGAACATACCCGCGCCAATGAGGTGATGGAGCACCGAGAAAAACACGTTTTCAGCTCCTGCGCCGCGATTACCCAGGCGGGGAAATCTTCCGCCGGCGAACTGGAGATTGATGAACACGCGTCTTACATCGTTGACCTGGCGACCGCCATCGCATTCAACACCCAGGAAAGAATGTTGCTGATTGTGCCGAATCAGGGTGCCATCAACAATTTTGATCCGGAAGCGATGGTTGAAATTCCGTGTCTCGTCGGTAGCAACGGGCCGGAACCGCTGACGGTCGGTAAGATCCCGTTGTTCCAGCATGGGTTGATGAGCCAGCAGGTGGCGGTTGAAAAACTGGTGGTCGAAGCCTGGATTGAGAAGTCCTATCTGAAACTGTGGCAGGCGATAACGCTCTCGAAAACCGTGCCGAGCGCTTCTGTCGCTAAAGCCATTCTGGACGATCTGCTCGAAGCCAATAAAGACTACTGGCCGGAACTGAAGTGA
- a CDS encoding DUF3304 domain-containing protein, translating into MQGKSQLLLLTLAALTLVNCAAMRPNDTLAGDVEGYNHTAKGINWFTVNGAGGPGMNAYGMAGGACCIAYSPKWTPGLKARVEWEADPNPDEVIPRVKQGAGFEPEAYARHAAKYQHFTRTVDIPRPGPGGTCGITVHFLPCDQVEVTHSCLGPGHPDSPIKYPREMKEPATCPRS; encoded by the coding sequence ATGCAGGGAAAAAGTCAGCTACTCCTTCTGACGCTGGCCGCGCTGACGCTCGTCAACTGCGCGGCCATGAGGCCAAATGACACGCTGGCCGGCGATGTCGAGGGCTATAATCACACCGCGAAAGGCATCAATTGGTTCACTGTGAACGGTGCCGGCGGGCCTGGAATGAACGCCTATGGTATGGCCGGCGGCGCATGTTGCATTGCCTACTCCCCAAAGTGGACACCCGGCCTCAAGGCCCGCGTCGAGTGGGAGGCGGATCCTAACCCTGATGAAGTTATCCCCAGAGTAAAACAAGGGGCGGGGTTTGAACCCGAAGCCTACGCCCGCCATGCGGCAAAATACCAGCACTTTACCCGCACCGTTGACATCCCCCGGCCCGGCCCGGGAGGCACCTGCGGTATCACCGTCCACTTCCTGCCCTGCGACCAGGTCGAAGTCACCCATTCCTGCCTGGGCCCCGGCCACCCCGACAGCCCGATAAAATATCCCAGAGAGATGAAGGAGCCCGCCACATGTCCACGCTCATAG
- a CDS encoding DUF3304 domain-containing protein, whose amino-acid sequence MQGKSQLLLLMLAALTLVSCATMRPNDTLAGDVEGYNHTAKGINWFTVNGAGGPGMNAYGMAGGACCIAYSPKWTPGLKARVEWEADPNPDEVIPRKKEGFEYEPEAEARHVAKYQHFTRTVDIPRPGPGGTCGITVHFLPCDRVEVTQSCLSPGHPDSPIKYPREMKEPATCPHS is encoded by the coding sequence ATGCAGGGAAAAAGTCAGCTACTCCTTCTGATGCTGGCCGCGCTGACGCTCGTCAGCTGCGCGACCATGAGGCCAAATGACACGCTGGCCGGCGATGTCGAGGGCTATAACCACACCGCGAAAGGCATCAATTGGTTCACTGTGAACGGTGCCGGCGGGCCTGGAATGAACGCCTATGGTATGGCCGGCGGCGCATGTTGCATTGCCTACTCCCCAAAGTGGACACCCGGCCTCAAGGCCCGCGTCGAGTGGGAGGCGGACCCTAACCCTGATGAAGTTATCCCCCGAAAAAAGGAAGGGTTTGAATACGAACCCGAGGCCGAAGCGCGCCATGTGGCAAAATACCAGCACTTTACCCGCACCGTTGACATCCCCCGGCCCGGCCCGGGAGGCACCTGCGGTATCACCGTCCACTTCCTGCCCTGCGACCGGGTCGAAGTCACCCAGTCCTGCCTGAGCCCCGGCCACCCCGACAGCCCGATAAAATATCCCAGAGAGATGAAGGAGCCCGCCACATGTCCACACTCATAG
- the dcp gene encoding peptidyl-dipeptidase Dcp, producing MRLSTLVLAIGMALGSQAQAAETNPHASHSALPSGQAKEANVTGEANQHENKKNENPFFYQSRLPFQAPPFNLIKESDYAPAIDAGIKQKLEEVEKIANNPAKPDFKNTFVALEQAGALLTRVMNVFGAMTSANTSDALQKLDEESSPKLAALDDAIMLNSKLFARIKAIYQQRDALKLDAESRRLVEVTYKNFELAGANLPDADKTRLKALNQEAATLSTQFSNKLLAATKDGALAIADKGKLDGLSESELAAAAQAAGERKLDKQWLLVLQNTTQQPELQSLKDRDTRKALFDASWNRAEKGDGNDTRQTLARLAKVRAEQAKLLGFPNYAAWKLQNQMAKTPDAALSFMRNIVPAATARAEREAKDIQAVIDQQKGNFKVEAWDWQFYAEQVRKAKYDLDESQIKPYFELDNVLNNGVFYAANLLYGISFKERKDIPVYQPDVRVYEVFDKDGKSLALFYTDFFKRDNKGGGAWMSNFVEQSKLKGTKPVIYNVANFTKPAPGQPALLSYDDVITMFHEFGHALHGMFADQEYPSLSGTNTARDFVEFPSQFNEHWARDPKVFAHFARHYKTGEAMPQELVDKIKKADKFNKGYDMTELLSAALLDMHWHMLSADQPQQDVDKFEAESLLKDKIDLGYVPPRYRSSYFKHIWGNGYAAGYYAYLWTEMLADDAFQWFAEHGGLTAENGQRFREMVLSRGNSQDLEKLYVDWRGKEPSIEPMLINRGLKDE from the coding sequence ATGCGTTTATCTACATTGGTGCTGGCGATCGGCATGGCGCTGGGCTCGCAGGCACAGGCAGCAGAAACCAACCCGCACGCGAGTCATAGCGCGTTGCCAAGCGGCCAGGCGAAGGAGGCTAACGTGACCGGCGAAGCCAATCAGCACGAGAACAAAAAGAACGAGAACCCATTCTTCTATCAGAGCCGCCTGCCATTCCAGGCACCGCCGTTCAATCTGATTAAAGAAAGCGACTACGCCCCGGCGATCGACGCCGGCATCAAGCAAAAGCTGGAGGAGGTGGAGAAGATCGCCAATAACCCGGCCAAGCCTGATTTTAAAAATACCTTTGTGGCGCTGGAGCAGGCCGGAGCGCTGTTGACGCGGGTGATGAACGTGTTTGGCGCCATGACCTCGGCCAACACCAGCGACGCATTGCAAAAGCTGGATGAGGAAAGCTCGCCGAAACTGGCGGCGCTGGATGACGCCATCATGCTTAACAGCAAGCTGTTCGCGCGCATCAAGGCGATTTATCAGCAGCGCGATGCGCTGAAGCTGGATGCGGAGTCGCGCCGCCTGGTGGAAGTGACATACAAGAACTTCGAGTTGGCCGGGGCTAACCTGCCCGATGCCGATAAAACCAGGCTGAAAGCGCTGAATCAGGAAGCGGCGACGCTGAGCACCCAGTTCTCCAACAAGCTGCTGGCGGCGACCAAAGACGGCGCGCTGGCGATTGCCGACAAAGGCAAGCTGGACGGCCTGTCGGAAAGCGAACTGGCAGCGGCAGCCCAGGCGGCCGGCGAGCGCAAGCTGGACAAACAGTGGTTGCTGGTGTTGCAAAACACTACCCAGCAGCCGGAATTGCAGAGTCTGAAAGACAGAGATACGCGTAAGGCATTGTTTGACGCTTCATGGAACCGGGCGGAAAAGGGCGATGGCAACGACACCCGCCAGACCCTCGCACGCCTGGCTAAAGTGCGTGCCGAGCAGGCCAAACTGCTGGGCTTCCCGAACTATGCCGCCTGGAAACTGCAAAACCAGATGGCCAAAACCCCGGACGCGGCGCTGAGCTTTATGCGCAATATCGTTCCGGCGGCCACCGCGCGCGCCGAACGCGAAGCCAAAGACATTCAGGCGGTGATTGATCAGCAGAAAGGCAATTTCAAGGTTGAAGCCTGGGACTGGCAGTTCTACGCCGAGCAGGTGCGCAAGGCGAAATACGATCTGGATGAATCGCAGATCAAGCCTTACTTCGAACTGGATAACGTGCTGAACAATGGCGTGTTTTATGCCGCCAACCTGTTGTATGGCATCAGCTTTAAAGAACGCAAGGACATCCCGGTCTACCAACCGGACGTACGCGTGTATGAAGTCTTCGATAAAGACGGCAAATCTCTGGCGCTGTTCTATACCGACTTCTTTAAGCGCGACAACAAGGGCGGCGGCGCCTGGATGAGCAACTTTGTCGAACAGTCGAAGCTGAAAGGCACCAAACCGGTGATTTACAACGTCGCCAACTTCACCAAACCGGCGCCGGGCCAGCCCGCGCTGCTGTCGTACGACGACGTGATCACCATGTTCCACGAGTTTGGCCATGCGCTGCACGGCATGTTTGCCGATCAGGAGTATCCGAGCCTGTCCGGCACCAATACCGCGCGCGACTTTGTTGAGTTCCCCTCACAGTTCAACGAACACTGGGCCAGAGATCCCAAAGTCTTTGCGCACTTCGCCAGGCACTACAAAACCGGCGAAGCCATGCCGCAGGAACTGGTCGACAAAATCAAAAAAGCCGACAAGTTCAACAAAGGTTATGACATGACCGAGCTGCTGTCTGCCGCGTTGCTGGACATGCATTGGCACATGCTGAGCGCGGACCAGCCGCAGCAGGACGTGGACAAGTTCGAAGCCGAATCGCTGCTGAAGGATAAAATCGATCTCGGCTACGTGCCGCCGCGTTATCGCTCCAGCTACTTCAAGCATATCTGGGGCAACGGTTATGCCGCCGGTTACTACGCCTATCTGTGGACCGAAATGCTGGCGGATGACGCCTTCCAGTGGTTCGCCGAGCACGGCGGCCTGACGGCGGAGAACGGGCAGCGCTTCCGCGAAATGGTGCTGTCGCGCGGCAACAGCCAGGATCTGGAAAAACTGTATGTCGACTGGCGCGGCAAAGAGCCAAGCATCGAGCCGATGCTGATTAACCGCGGTCTGAAAGACGAATAA
- a CDS encoding DUF3304 domain-containing protein yields MQGKSQLLLLTLAALTLVSCAAMRPNDTLAGDVEGYNHTAKGINWFTVNGAGGPGMNAYGMAGGACCIAYSPKWTPGLKARVEWEADPNPDEVIPRKKEGDEYEPEAYARHAAKYQHFTRTVDIPRPGPGGTCGITVHFLPCDQVEVTQSCLSPSHPDSPIKYPREMKEPATCPHS; encoded by the coding sequence ATGCAGGGAAAAAGTCAGCTACTCCTTCTGACGCTGGCCGCGCTGACGCTCGTCAGCTGTGCGGCCATGAGGCCAAATGACACGCTGGCCGGCGATGTCGAGGGCTATAACCACACCGCGAAAGGCATCAATTGGTTCACTGTGAACGGTGCCGGCGGGCCTGGAATGAACGCCTATGGTATGGCCGGCGGCGCATGTTGCATTGCCTACTCCCCAAAGTGGACACCCGGCCTTAAGGCCCGCGTCGAGTGGGAGGCGGATCCTAACCCTGATGAAGTTATCCCCCGAAAAAAGGAAGGGGATGAATACGAACCCGAAGCCTATGCCCGCCATGCGGCAAAATACCAGCACTTTACCCGTACCGTTGACATCCCCCGGCCCGGCCCGGGAGGCACCTGCGGTATCACCGTCCACTTCCTGCCCTGCGACCAGGTCGAAGTCACCCAGTCCTGCCTGAGCCCCAGCCACCCCGACAGCCCGATAAAATATCCCAGAGAGATGAAGGAGCCCGCCACGTGTCCACACTCATAG